The following proteins are encoded in a genomic region of Ailuropoda melanoleuca isolate Jingjing chromosome 10, ASM200744v2, whole genome shotgun sequence:
- the TEKT4 gene encoding tektin-4, with protein sequence MAQTDVLLTKQPAPQTVPSCELPRKVYDVARNTGAYTSSGLATAGFRSAKYLVDEWFQNCYARYHRAFADRDQSERQRHESQLLVAETEALARCTQEDSTRRVGARLQDTHGWKSELQHEVSELGAETDLLLAQKQRLEHALDATAVPFSIATDNLQCRERRQHPDLVRDHVEMELLKEVELIRNIQDLLKRTIMQAVNQIRLNREHKETCEMDWSDKVEAYNIDQTCAHYHNRSTEVQFHPHSAKLEESASTPETWARFTQENLDRAERERLASVNLRVLIDSILRDTAEDLRLQCDAVNLAFGRRCEELEDACHKLENHLHKTLREITDQEHNVEALKQAIKDKEAPLKVAQTRLYNRSHRPNVELCRDAAQFRLVSEMEELNMSLAALKEKLLEAEQSLRNLEDTRMHLEKDLAVKTNSLFIDRQKCMTHRACYPTILQLAGYQ encoded by the exons ATGGCACAGACGGACGTGCTCCTGACCAAGCAGCCGGCCCCACAGACGGTGCCGTCCTGCGAGCTGCCCCGGAAGGTGTATGATGTGGCCCGGAACACGGGCGCCTACACGTCCTCGGGCCTGGCCACCGCAGGCTTCCGCTCAGCCAAGTACCTGGTGGACGAGTGGTTCCAAAACTGCTATGCCCGCTACCACCGAGCCTTCGCCGACCGCGACCAGTCGGAGCGGCAGCGCCACGAGAGCCAGCTGCTGGTGGCCGAGACGGAGGCCCTGGCGCGGTGCACGCAGGAGGACTCCACCAGGAGGGTGGGCGCGCGGCTGCAGGACACGCACGGCTGGAAGTCGGAGCTGCAGCACGAGGTGAGCGAGCTGGGCGCTGAGACCGACCTGCTGCTGGCCCAGAAGCAGCGGCTGGAGCACGCCCTGGACGCCACTGCCGTGCCCTTCTCCATCGCCACCGACAACCTGCAGTGCCGCGAGCGCCGCCAGCACCCCGACCTTGTCCGCGACCACGTGGAGATGGAGCTGCTGAAG GAGGTCGAGCTTATCCGGAACATTCAGGATCTCCTAAAAAGGACCATAATGCAGGCCGTGAACCAGATCCG GCTGAACCGTGAGCACAAGGAAACGTGTGAGATGGACTGGTCTGACAAGGTGGAGGCCTACAACATCGACCAGACCTGCGCCCACTACCACAACCGGAGCACCGAGGTGCAGTTCCACCCGCACTCAGCCAAGTTGGAGGAGAG CGCCTCCACGCCGGAGACGTGGGCCCGGTTCACGCAGGAAAACCTGGACCGCGCGGAGCGCGAGCGCCTGGCCTCGGTCAACCTGCGGGTGCTCATCGACTCCATCCTGCGGGACACGGCCGAGGACCTGCGGCTGCAGTGCGACGCTGTGAACCTGGCCTTCGGGCGCCGCTGTGAGGAGCTGGAGGACGCGTGCCACAAGCTGGAGAACCACCTGCACAAG ACGCTGCGGGAGATCACAGACCAGGAGCACAACGTTGAGGCCCTGAAGCAGGCCATTAAGGACAAGGAGGCGCCCCTGAAGGTGGCTCAGACCCGTCTGTACAACCGCTCACACAGGCCCAACGTGGAGCTGTGCCGGGACGCCGCCCAGTTCAG GCTGGTGAGCGAGATGGAGGAGCTCAACATGTCCCTTGCAGCACTGAAGGAGAAGCTTCTGGAAGCGGAGCAGTCGCTGCGCAACCTGGAGGACACGCGCATGCACCTGGAGAAGGACCTGGCCGTCAAGACCAACAGCCTCTTCATCGACCGCCAGAAGTGCATGACTCACCGTGCCTGCTACCCCACCATCCTCCAGCTGGCCGGCTACCAGTGA